The stretch of DNA CGGCATTCACTCCCGCTTCCGTTTTCGCCTTTCTTCCGATCTTCAAATTTTCCATCTTCTTTTTGATTTCTTCAATATGCTCGGACAACGCCTGCCGGATTTCTTCCTTCGGAAGATCCGCCAAAAAGGCCAAAGCCGAATAAAAATTCCTGGGATAGGGCAAATCGGGCGTCTGCAGCGCCTCCCTTAACATGGCGGTATAGGCCTCCCGCCCCTTCTCCGTGATTTCATATACCGCCTTTGAACGGTGGCCGGTCCTGACCACCTCCCGAACCTTCACCAACCCCTCTTTCTCCAATTGTTTCAGTGCATGATATAAAGATCCCGGAAGCACATTCGTCCATTCTTCCGTTCTTCCTTGCTGCAAATGTTGTTGGATCTCGTAGCCCGACATCGGCCTTTTGTTCAAAAACCCCAACACCATCAAACGGGCCATTAGTATCCCTCTTTCTCTGATTTCATTTACTTTGTTTATACAATACCATATACTTCAGCTTGAATACCAGCCCATGGCCGGCGGCGACTAAAGAAGGAATCCTCAGCCGAAACCCGTTCAACCTTTTCCTCCCGAAGAAAAAGGATTGACTTTGATGAAAAAAATTGTATAATCAAATTTGAATATACAACATTAATTTTATGAGGAGGAAAGCCCATGCTGCCCCAAATAAAGGTCAAAAACCTTGAAAAATCCTACGGCGGCAACAAAGTGCTAAAGGGAATCGATTTGGCCATCGAGGCGAAAAAAGTCCACGCCATCATCGGGCCGAACGGTGCCGGGAAGACTACTGCCATCGAGATCATGCTGGGAATAAGGGATAAGGACGAGGGAAACGTCGAATATGTGCACCTCGCGCCCGGCGAACTGGGGGTGCAGCTGCAAAACGTTCCCCTTTTTCCCGCTTTGACGGTGAAAGAAAACATCGAAATATTTTCTGCCTTTTATCGCCTTTCCGAACAGGTGAAAAATAAGATTCCGGAAATTCTGCACATCCTTGAATTAACGGACGCGGGAACGAAACTTGCAGGCCAGCTCTCCGGAGGGCAGAAAAAGCGGCTGTCCATCGCTTTGGCCATCCTGCACGAACCGAAGGTGTTATTTTTGGATGAACCCACCGCCGATCTGGATCCGAGGGGACGGATGCAAGTCCGCTCATTGATCAGAAAGCTGGCCAACGAAGGGAAGGCGGTGGTGATCACATCCCATGATATGGATGAAGTGGCGAAAACCGCCGACCAGGTATTTTTTATCAAGGATGGTAAGGTCATCGACCAGGGATCCCCCGAGTCCTTATTGAACAAATATTCCGCCCCATCCTTGGAAGCGGTGTTCATGACTTTGACGGAAGAAAATGGGAGGGAAAACGATGGGCAAAGTCTTTAAAATCTTTTTGGTCGCAACACTGAGGGACAAATTGACGATGTTTTGGTCGGTTCTCTTTCCGATCGCACTGCTCCTCATATTGGGCCAATTCATTGATTCTCCCCGCTATCATCGGCAGTTATTGGGTACGGTCACCGGAATGGGGATTTTATTTCTCGGATTGTATACCATCGGATTCGAAGTCCTTATGAACCGGAAGGCGGGCATATACAAACTGCTCCGCATCACCCCGTTCCGTTCGTGGCAATTGATGATCGCTTCCTGTTTAAGCAAAACATTCTTTGTCCTGATCAGCAGCTATTTAACGATCCTTATCGGAGCGTTCGTTTTTGACGTCCGCGTGAACCTTTCCGGCGTCCTGTTCCTGTTGCCGGTCCTTTTTCTCGGCACCCTAGGTTTTATGTTTTTGGGATTTACGATCGGAAACCTGGCCCGGCTGGAACCGCAAGTGAACGTTTTGGCCAACCTCATCGGCATGCCGATGCTGTTCATCAGCAACGGCTACTACAACATTTCCAACGGTCCCGTTCTTTTTGAACGATTGGCAAAAATAAACCCTTTCGAGCACTTCATCCGTTTGATCAACATGTTCATCCGGGGGGATTTTTCCGGCATCTGGTCCCCGCTTTCGGTCATCGTCCTCTTTACCATTTTGTCCATTTTCCCGGCGGTCCTCACCTTCAGGTGGGATCCGGAGCAGCCGTTCCGCCTGAACGTCCGTTAAAAGGGAAAGCCGGGATCCGATGCGGCGGGCGGATCTTCGGTCTCGCCCGGACGGAAACCATATCCATGTAAAGCGGTGCAAGGAACGTCTTTCCGTACGTCTGGTTCCCGGATTCCGCCCGATTTTTCTTTCGCCTCTTTAACCGGACTTTGCACCGGCGGGCTGCGGCCATGTGATGTTCTCATAACCGGAAAGCGGAAGGACGCCGAGGACCGGTCAGAATCCCAAGCCGTCCATTATATTAGGAGGGGAAATCCCGAAAATGACCGCAGCCGACGGAAAAAAAGGGAGCTGATGTTCCTTCTCTTCATCAGCTCCCTCCGGTCCCAACGGGCCCGTTTTTCTGTTTCTAGGCGGTCCGTTGGTCCTCCTGATTTTTTCCGGCCCGCCTGTTGATGTAGTAGGCGGTTGCCAAGGCTATCAAACCGATAACCACCAACCCGATATAGCCTAGTTTCGCACCAAATATGAAGATAGCGGTCGTCGGCACGGCCCCGTCGACAAGGGACGAGATGGCGGTTGCCCCCTCGGGGAACGAGAATCCGACGTTTTTCGCGGCCGTTGTGAACAGCGGCGAAATATAGGTGGAAAGCAACAACCCGAAGCCGAGGGCGATGGTGCTGGCCACCACCGTACGGATCACATTTCCGCGGAAGATCGGCACCATCATGCACACGATGAACGGAATGGTGGCCAAATCCCCGAACGGCAGCACTTTGTTTCCGGGCACGATGACCGCCAAAAGAAGGACAATCGGCACCATGATCAAGGATGAAGCGATCGCGGCGGGATGTCCGACGGCCAATGCGCTGTCCATGCCAATATAGACTTCTCGGCCCGGGAATTTGGATTTGACAAATTCACTGGCCGCCTCCGATACCGGCGCAAGCCCTTCCATCAACAGGGACACCATCCGCGGGAGAAGCAGCATCACGGCCGCGGTGGATACCGCGAGATTCAGCACATCTTTTCCATTCCAGCCTGCCAGCAAACCGATAACCAATCCCAAAATAAGTCCGAGTACGGTGGATTCCCCTAAAATCCCCAATCTTTTTTGGATGGCTTCAGGGTCCGCCTTCCAATTTTTAAATCCGGGAATCACGTTGAACAATTTTTCCAAAGGCCAGGCAAACAGGATATACGGCGTCGACGTCCCGTGGGGGAAGGAGATGTTCGGATACCCGTAAAACTTCTCCACCTGCTTTTGCGACAGATCGGCGAGAACCAATAGCACGATGGCGTGCACGACGGCCGTCAGCAAGCCCATCGGGTAGCTTCCCGTCATCACGCTGACCAGCGCGCCCGTAAAGGCAATATGCCAAAGGTTCCACAAGTCAATATTCAACGTTTTCGTTAAACCGAAAAGCAGCAAAAGGACGTTCACGCCGAGTCCGATCGGAATGGCCAGCGCCCCGACGGTGGAACCGAAGGCGATGGCAGAAGTCGCCGGCCAGCCCACGTCGATGATGTTCAATTCAATCCCTAATCTTTCCACCATATCCTTGGCGGCGGGACCCAGATTATCCACGAGCAGGCCGATCACCAAATTGATCCCGATAAATCCGATCCCGACCACCAGGCCCGCCCGAAAGGCACGGGAAGGTTTCATCTTAAGAATGAGGCCGAATAAAAAGATTATGACGGGCAGGACGACGGATGCGCCTAAGTCGACGATCTTCTGAATAATCTCCATTCGATCACTTCCTTCCTCCGGTTATTTTAAAGCTTCTAATATGTCGTTAAATACCTTTTCCTTTCCGACACCCGTCAGCAAAGGAATGGCATTAACAACCTTGGTTTTTATCGTCGGCGGAACGATCGTTGTCGAGACGATGAGATCATAGTCGTTCCCGACCGACAGAATGTCGGAGACCTTTGATTGGTCCAATTGGACCTGCATTTGTTTTTCCGCGAAAAACTCTTTCAATTTGTTCATGATCACCGTAGACGTAGCGATTCCGGTTCCGCAAATAACGAGCACTTTTTTCATTTCCATCACCGCCTGTTATTTTTTAATTTTTCAATAATTCACTTTCCAAAAAAGTGACAACCTCTTTCTCCGACGTCATCCTTTGCATCTTTTTCAGTTCTTCTTCCCTTTGGAAAAATTCAATGAGTTTGGTGAGCATCTCCAATTGTTTTTGCCCATCTCCCATTGCCAGCATGAAAATGATGGAAACCGGCACGTTTTCCCCTTGGCTTCCCATTAAAGAAAACCGGACGGGATTTTTTAAGACCGCAACCCCCACGGAAGTTTGATTCACATGGACAGCGTCCGTATGCGGGATGGCCACCCCCATCGAGAGAAGGCGCAGCCCGGTGGGAAATTTCTCCTCCCTGTCAATGACCGCCTGTTTGAACGTATCCTTGACGAACCCCCGCCTGTATAATGTATCGGAAAGTTTGGACAAAATTTCATACTTATCATATGCTTCAATGTTTAACAAAACGCAATCTTCGTGAAACATAGATGCCATGAATATTATTCTCCTTCCTCCCCTGTTGCGAAAAATATTACATTTGTTCTTATATGTTACCTTTGTCTAAATTATATCTGCAACCGTTTTCCGTTGTCAACAAAATATTTCAAAATGCTGAAAAGTGAAATTTATAGATCCGCCGCCGGCAGGGCCGGGGTTTCCGGCCGGTCCATCCTCTCCCGCTTTCGGAACATCCCCGCTCCGGAACCCGCGTTTCAACCCCCGGCGTAGCCCCGCTTCATCGCCCGTTTTTCGGGCGATCCTTCCAAAAAGTTGAAAGACAGCCGTTCGGGCTCACCCATTTCCGGTTTTCCCGCGGCGCAAATTCCGCCGCTCCCGCGGGCCGGCAAAATGGGCGGGATGCTTCCCCAATTCGGCGGATGGCCGCCCTCACCGCTCCGGAACAGTCCTTATGCCTGCGTTCAGCCATTTTCTAAATTGATAGGACAACAGAGGGATTTTTTCTATTTGTCCGCTTTTTCACCACCTCCATTTTCCGTTTCCCGTCCGGCCCGCTTGCCCGCTTCTTTCCCCATCATCCCATAAACATCGTGGCAATCTTGGAAACGGACCGCGGCCGGGCCCGGCTAGCCCGCGAAACCGCTCACGTCCGCCCGGGAATCGGCCTCCGCGGGGCATCCATTTTTCTCCCCGGACAAGCCGTCCGCCGCTTCTCCCGCTTGACCGCCCGCAACCGCCCCGGCCTTTGCGGCACGGGATCCCCTTTCCATTCGCCGGTCGCTTTGGTATTTTTGGAACCGTTTGCAGTTCTTTTTATACCGTCCCCCGGGAACCGGCGGCGGCAATCGGGACCACCTTTTGGCGGCCTGGTTCCGTCCCAACGCTGGCTTTGGGCTGGGAATCTTTTCCCGCATGTTCTGCGCCGATCTTCTTTCCAAAAAATCCGCCGGCCGACCCCAACCTTTCCATTCCGGACTTCGCGCGAAAATCTCGATCTTTCACCTTTCGCGCCGCTATGCGGACACCGCAGGAGGGCAGGCTTTCCTTTCCTTCATCCGGGAAAAAACAGGCTGCGATGCCATGGAGACGGCTTTGCCACGGGGGAGGGACGTTCCCTTAGAGATACTTTACTAAATTTTCCGCGCCAAATAAACCTAGCCACATTCATTTTCAGGCAAAGCCATGGATGCGCACGCCGAAGCCGCATGCTTGATTTCCCCGGCTGGCCGGGTTAGTTGCCGTTCATGAAAAAATTTTTCCGGCGTGCAGGCCGCTTGCCCGTCGTCCGCCGGCCAGGTGCATTTCCTGCCGCGCGATCTTCGTCCGGCGCGGCAAAACGGCAGGAAACATGGGCAGGAAACGGCTTTGCCCATACACGCGGACCGCTCGCCCCGCTTTCCCTTCTCCATAAAAAACAGGAAGCGGCTTTGTCTCCTCTGGAGAACCGCTCCCTCTTCCCAAAAAACAGCACAACCCCCGGGTCTGTACCGCGATTATCTTCGCGAACGGAAACCGCCCGCCATGCTGAGCGATCACCAATTTTCCACAATCGCCGCGGCCGTTTGTTCATCCACGACCAAGACGTCAATAAACCTTCCGTTCAGGGCCCCTTTGATGCTGTCCAATTTATGGATGCCCCCCGCGATGGCAATCACCTGTTTGACCTTCTTTAATTCCTCCAGGGACACTCCGATGACCCGATTGGTGAATTCGTCGATGACCACGTTGCCCGCCGCGTCGAAAAAGCGGAACCCGATGTCGCCGACCACGCCCAATTTCCGCAAATAATTCAAATCGTTCTCGTCCAAATACCCCAGCTCCCTTAAGGTGGACAATTTGTGCGGGTTGCCGATCCCGATGACGGCGACATCGACGGTTCTCCCTTCCTCGAGGACGAGCTCGATGTCGGGCATGGCCAGCAGCCTTTCTTTCAATTCCGCCGATTCCACGATGGCCGGGGCGTACAAATATAAACAGGTGCAGTTCAGCTTTTTGGCCAATTCATGGGCCAACTGATTCGCATGAATTTCCACATGCCTGCGCCCCATCCCCCCTTCCAGCGGGACGACTTTCACATCCTCTTTGCGGATATACGGAAATTCCTTCACCACTTCCGCCAGCGTGGTCCCCCAGGAGATGCCCAGTTTTTTCACGGATTTCAAATTTTTCGACAGATAGTAAGCCCCCGCCTTTGCCACCGCCCGCTTGACCATATCCGGCGTCAACCCGACCGTGGGAACGACGACGGCATCCTTCAGGCCGTATTCATTTTCCAATTTTTGCTCCAGCTCCACCGTGTGGATGCTGTCGTCCTTGATATAGATTTCAATGATCCCCGCTTCCTTCGCCTTCTGCAGCATTTTGGAGACAATCGGGCGCGACACCCCGATCTTTTTCGCAATTTGTTCCTGCGTCCAGCCTTCCGTATAGTACAACGTGGCAACTTTGACCAGCTGCCTTCTCTCTTCCCAAGGAATCATGCTTCTCACCTTTTCTTTCCAATCTCTGTTATCCCTATTGTATAATAAGGCTTCCTTGGGTAAAAAGCCTGTTTTTGTATTTTAACGGACCGGGGGCGCCCACGATTTCCAAGCGGGATGAACAGAATCCTCCCCTATTCGAAGATTTTCCAGGCGGCGTCAAAAAAGGCTTCCGAGATCGTGGGATGGGGGTGGATCATTCCCGCCATTTCTTCCACGGTTCCTTCCAGGGAAATAAACGAAGAGGCCTCCGAAATCATTTCAGTCACATGGGGGCCGACCATGGTGACACCGAGGATTTCCCCGAATTTTTCCTCATAAACGATTTTCACGAAGCCGCCCGTGTCCCCGGAAATGAGCGCCTTGCCGTTTCCCGCCAGATCGAATTTCGCCGTCTTGACACGGAGGCCCGCCTTCGCCGCGGCCTCTTCCGTCAATCCGACGCCGGCAACCTCGGGCAAAGTAAAAATGCAGCGGGGGACCACCTTATCATCCATCCTTTTGTCCAATCCGGCCGCGTTGGATGCGGCAACGATCCCTTCCATATAGGCCGCATGGGCCAATTGGTAGCCGCCGATGACGTCGCCGACGGCATAAATATTCGGAACGCTCGTTTCCATCCTTTCATTGACCTTAATGAAAGGACCGTTCATTTCCAGACCGATTGTACGGACGGCGGACAGATTGGGCTTTCGCCCGACGGAGATCAAAACCGCATCCCCCGTCACGATCAAGGGATTGCCTTGCCCGTCCGCGCATTCGGCAACAACGGTTTCCCCTTCTTTCGTCAATCTTTTTACCGTGGCCTTTGTGATGATTTTTACCCCTTTTCGTTTTAGGGCCTTCGCCAATGTTTCCGCGGCTTCGGCGTCTTCCGCGGGAATGATCCGTTCCGCCGCTTCAATGATGGTGACCTTCGTTTTCAATGCGGCAAAAACCGTCGCCATTTCCACTCCGATGACGCCGCCGCCGATAATGATCAACGATGCCGGTATGCTTTCGATATCGAAGATCGTATCGCTCGTATAGCAAGGGACGGAGGCCAGCCCTTCGATCGGCGGCAATGCCGGGGAAGACCCGGTCGCCACAATGATCTTTTCGGCGCGGATCCGTTCCTCCCCTTTTTCCGTAACGGCTTTCACCGTATGTTCGTCTTCGACAATACCTTCCGCCTCATAGACATCGATTTTCCCCTTCTTTAATAAAAGGGAAACTCCGTTGCGAAGCCTGGTGACGACCTCGTCCTTCCGCCTTTTCATCTTGCCGAAGGAGACGGAGATTTCCGGGGTTTCGATCCCCCATTCCTTTGCCCGTTCCATGGATTCGAGGATCTCCGCGTTTTTCATCCAGGTTTTGGATGGGATGCAGCCCCGGTTTAAGCAGGTGCCGCCCAAAAATTCCTTTTCCACCAGCATGACTTTTTTTCCGAGGCGGGCCGCCCTAAGAGCGGCCATATATCCCCCCGGACCGCCTCCGATCACGGCGATTTCATAGGATTTTGCCAAAGCGACTCCCCCTTTAGACGATCATTTCCAAGGGATTTTCCAGGATCCGTTTGATTTCGGCCAAAAATTCCGCCGCGGGCGCCCCGTCGATGACCCGGTGGTCGAAGGAGAGGCTGGCGGTCATCATGGGCCGGATCACGATTTCACCGTCGATGACAACCGGCTTTTCCTGGATTCTTCCCACGCCCAAAATGGCGATCTCCGGAAGGTTAATAATCGGCGTGAATACGTCGATCGGGTACATGCCCAAGTTGCTGATGGTAAAGGTGGAACCCTTTAAATCATCCGGAAGGAGTTTTTGCTCCCTCGCCCGTTTGCTCAAATCCTTGGCCTCCGCGCAAATGGCGGCCAAGCCTTTTTTATCCGCATTTTTAATGACCGGAACGAGCAAACCGTCCTTGACCGCAACGGCCATGCCCACATTGACCTCATCCCGGGAGACGACCTCATCGTTTTCAAAATGGACGTTGACTTCCGGGAAGCGTTTCAGGGCCGTTGCCGCGGCTTTGATGAGAATGTCCGTATAGGTCAAACGGAGCCCGGTCTGTTTTTCGATCACCGGGAGGAGGGATTGCCGCATTTCGACGGCCTTTGCCATATCGATATCGGTGGACAACGTCACATGGGGAGCGGTAAATGCGCTTTGCGCCATCCGGTTCGCCACAACTTTCCTGAGGCCCGACAAGGGTTTCCGAATTTCTTCCCGCTTTTCTGTTCTTTGTTGTTCGGATGCCCGGACGGCTTCAAGCACATCCCGCTTCATAATTTTCCCGCCGGAACCGGTTCCGGAAATCGCCCGCAAATCCACCTGTTCTTCCTTGGCGATTTTTTGGGCGAGCGGTGTTGCCTTCGGTTTCGTTCCGGCCGCTTCCAAATATTGTTCGACATCCTTCTTTTGAATCCGGCCGCGGGGTCCGCTTCCGGAAATTTTCCCCAGATCTACACCCGCTTTCCTTGCCAGCGCCCTTGCGGCCGGGGTCGCCCGGACCTTTCGGATTTCATCCTCCGGCTGATGATCGGCCGCTCCCTGTTCTTCTATAGACGTTCCTTCCTGCCCCCGCGGGCTTTCCGCCGGGCCGGAACCCGGAGCCGGAGGTTCGTCCGGTACCTTTTCCCCCAGTTTGCCGATGTAGCCGATCACTTGGTTGACCGGGATTTCCGCTTCCGGTTCGTAATACTTTTTCAGCAAGATCCCGCTGTCGTAGGACTCCACTTCAATGTTGATCTTGTCGGTCATGATTTCGAACAGCGGTTCCCCGATTTCCACCGGCTCCCCTTCTTCTTTAAACCAGCGGAGCAGGGTGCCCACCCGCATCGTGCTGCTCAGTTTCGGCATGAAAATTTCCTTCGGCAACGGACTCCCCCCCTTATTTAAAATGAACCGTTTCTTTTACCGCTTTGATGATGTCCGGCACCTGCGGGACCGCAGCCTTCTCCAGTTTCGGATTGTAGGGAATCGGGACCGGCAATCCGCCCAAACGTTTGATGGGCGCATCCAAATAGTCAAAGGCTTCGCTCTCGGCGATGACGCCGGCGATTTCCCCGCCGATTCCCCCGCGTTTCACCGCTTCATGGACGATGACCACCCGCCCGGTTTTTTTCACCGAACGGACGATCGTTTCTTCGTCGAGGGGGACGAGGGTGCGGGGATCGACGATTTCCACATCGATTCCCTCTTTTTCCAGTTCCTTTGCCGCTTCCAACGCCCGATGGACCATAATGGAAGTCGCCACGATCGTGACATCTTTCCCCTCCCGCTTGATATCCGCCTTGCCGAGGGGAATCGAATAGGGTTCTTCGGGTACATGGCCCTTCGTCTTGTACAGCAGCTTATGTTCATAAAAGATGACCGGGTTGTCGTCATCGATGGCGGCCTTCAGCAATCCCTTCGCATCATAAGCCGTGGAAGGCTGGACGACTTTCAATCCGGGAATATGGACCGTCCACGCCTCCAAACTTTGCGAATGCTGGGCGGCCGCTCCCGTACCCGAGCCCCCCGGCGTCCGGACCACCATGGGAACCTTGCCTTTGCCGCCAAACATATAGCGCAGTTTGGCCGCCTGGTTCACGATTTGGTCCAAGGCGATGGTAATAAAATCGGAAAACTGGATTTCCAGGATCGGCCGCATCCCCGTCAGCGCCGACCCGACCGCCGCTCCGGCGATGGCCGCCTCCGAAATCGGGGTGTTCCGGATCCGTTCGGGTCCGAATTCTTCAATCATTCCCCTGGTTACGCCGAAAGCGCCTCCATATACGCCAATATCTTCCCCCATCAGATAAACGTCTTCGTTCCTTCTCATTTCCTGGGTCATGGCTTCCCTGACCGCTTCCAAATACGTGATCTCCCTCATGTTTCCTCCCCTTTCCGTCAAGCGTATACATCTTCCAAAAGCGATTCGATGGCCGGTTCCGGACTGGATTCCGCGTATTTTACCGCATCCTCGATTTCCTGGAAGGCCTCTTCGCGCAATTGTTCGGCCTTTTCTTCCGTCAACAGCCCTTTGTCGATCAGATACTCCTTGAAACGCTTGATCGGATCTTTCTTTCTCCATTCCTGCTCTTCTTCCCGGGTCCGGTACTTCCGCGCATCGCTCTTGGAATGCCCTTTCCAGCGGTACGTTTTTGCCTCGATGAGGACCGGACCCTTTCCGGAACGGGCGTGCTCCACGGCTTCATGGGTGACTTCCATCACTTCCAGGATGTTGTTTCCGTCCACCACTTTTCCCGGAATGCCGTAGGCGACCGCCCGGTCGGCGAGGTTTTCGATATTCACCATTTCTTTTACGGAACCGGACATGCCGTATTGATTGTTCTCGCAGAAGAAAACGACCGGAAGTTTCCAAATGGAGGCAAGATTTAACGATTCGTGAAAGCTTCCCTCGTTCGTCGCCCCGTCTCCAAAAAAGCACAAGACAACGTAGCCTTTCTGCTTCATTTTCGACGTCAACGCCGCACCGACCGCCAGGGGAATTCCTCCGCCGACAATCCCGTTGGCGCCAAGATTGCCCTTATCCAGATCGGCGATATGCATCGAACCGCCTTTCCCCTTGCAGTAGCCGGTGGCTTTGCCGAACAGTTCGGCCATCATCCGGTCCGGCGTCGCCCCTTTGGCGATGCAATGTCCATGCCCCCGATGGGTGCTGGTGATCTTGTCTTCCTCCCGCAAAACGGCGATCGCGCCGGCAGCCGTCGCTTCCTGACCGACACAAAGGTGGGTGGTGCCGTGGATCATCCCTTTGGCAAAAAACTGGTCCACCTTTTCGTCAAAATATCTGATTACCCACATTTGTTTGTACAGCTCAACCAATTTGTCATTTGTGATGCTATCGGGTAATTTGTACTCTTTCAAGTTGTATCCCCCTCCCCTTACATTTGTTCTTATTAGTTACGTTTGTAATAAATATAGAATTTTTTCGCCTTTCTGTCAAGGTGAAGGGATCGGGTTCGGTTCCTTATCCGCCAAAGCGAAAGACCTATTACCGCGTACCGGAGGTTTGGCAAAAGAGATGAAAGAATATAACCATCCTCCTTGCGGCAATGAACGGCGGCCCGGACGCCTTCTGGGCAGTGAATCTTTCGGTTATTTGCGCTTCTGCGCTCCATTCGGAAACCTGGTGCCAAGGCCGTGCGCATTCGTTCTTCCTGGCTGTCTTTCCGGGCGCTTGCCGGTCTTCGCCCTGACAAACAGAAACAAAGGAACAAGGGGAAACGGATTCCAAAAGGGAGAGAAATATACCTGTTACAGGACCCGTCGAAGGGAAAACGATCGGTCCATTCCCCGATCCGACTGATCCCCCGCATGCCGAAAGCACGAAATGATTGCGGAGTTCCGGCGCCGCGGGGCAAATCCACCCGTTCCGGTTATGCCCGAATTCCGTAAGCGGCCTTGGTTCGGATGATTCGGAAACGATTGCCGGCAGGGACAGCATGTTTCGGCTTTTCCCTTTCCAAAGCGGGAACACGACAGCCGTCCCAGCCCCCGGCATGATCCCGGATGATATTTGGCCGCCAAACCGAGGCCTGTTTTTCTGCGCCGATGGCACCGCCCGGGACCTCCCCCAATCGGCATCCCCGAATGAATGCCTGGTTTCTTTTGGCTGTGTATGTCCATCTTTTCGCATTCGTAATTTTATGTTACATTTGTAATAGAGCGGGGAGAAAAATAGCAGAAATACCCCTTTTCCTCTTGAAATATTTTCAGATTTGGAAAGTCTTAAAAAAGATTCGATATAATAAGAATGAGAGGAAGTTTCGTTTTTAACCGCGGGGAAAGATTGCAGCGCTCAATCAAAAAGGGGTGAAA from Caldibacillus debilis DSM 16016 encodes:
- a CDS encoding alpha-ketoacid dehydrogenase subunit beta; translated protein: MREITYLEAVREAMTQEMRRNEDVYLMGEDIGVYGGAFGVTRGMIEEFGPERIRNTPISEAAIAGAAVGSALTGMRPILEIQFSDFITIALDQIVNQAAKLRYMFGGKGKVPMVVRTPGGSGTGAAAQHSQSLEAWTVHIPGLKVVQPSTAYDAKGLLKAAIDDDNPVIFYEHKLLYKTKGHVPEEPYSIPLGKADIKREGKDVTIVATSIMVHRALEAAKELEKEGIDVEIVDPRTLVPLDEETIVRSVKKTGRVVIVHEAVKRGGIGGEIAGVIAESEAFDYLDAPIKRLGGLPVPIPYNPKLEKAAVPQVPDIIKAVKETVHFK
- a CDS encoding thiamine pyrophosphate-dependent dehydrogenase E1 component subunit alpha, whose protein sequence is MWVIRYFDEKVDQFFAKGMIHGTTHLCVGQEATAAGAIAVLREEDKITSTHRGHGHCIAKGATPDRMMAELFGKATGYCKGKGGSMHIADLDKGNLGANGIVGGGIPLAVGAALTSKMKQKGYVVLCFFGDGATNEGSFHESLNLASIWKLPVVFFCENNQYGMSGSVKEMVNIENLADRAVAYGIPGKVVDGNNILEVMEVTHEAVEHARSGKGPVLIEAKTYRWKGHSKSDARKYRTREEEQEWRKKDPIKRFKEYLIDKGLLTEEKAEQLREEAFQEIEDAVKYAESSPEPAIESLLEDVYA